The following are encoded together in the Bubalus kerabau isolate K-KA32 ecotype Philippines breed swamp buffalo chromosome 3, PCC_UOA_SB_1v2, whole genome shotgun sequence genome:
- the MCM6 gene encoding DNA replication licensing factor MCM6 gives MDLAAAAEPGAGSQHLEVRDEVAEKCQKLFLDFLEEFQNTDGEIKYLQLAEELIRPERNTLVVSFVDLEQFNQQLSTTIQEEFYRVYPYLCRALKTFVKDRKEIPLAKDFYVAFQDLPTRHKIRELTSSRIGLLTRISGQVVRTHPVHPELVSGTFLCLDCQTVIKDVEQQFKYTQPNICRNPVCANRRRFLLDTNKSRFVDFQKVRIQETQAELPRGSIPRSLEVILRAEAVESAQAGDKCDFTGTLIVVPDVSKLSTPGARAETDSRVSGVDGYETEGVRGLRALGVRDLSYRLVFLACCVAPTNPRFGGKELRDEEQTAESIKNQMTVKEWEKVFEMSQDKNLYHNLCTSLFPTIHGNDEVKRGVLLMLFGGVPKTTGEGTSLRGDINVCIVGDPSTAKSQFLKHVEEFSPRAVYTSGKASSAAGLTAAVVRDEESHEFVIEAGALMLADNGVCCIDEFDKMDVRDQVAIHEAMEQQTISITKAGVKATLNARTSILAAANPISGHYDRSKSLKQNINLSAPIMSRFDLFFILVDECNEVTDYAIARRIVDLHSRIEDSIDRVYSLDEIRRYLLFARQFKPKISKESEDFIVEQYKRLRQRDGSGVTKSSWRITVRQLESMIRLSEAMARMHCCDEVQPKHVKEAFRLLNKSIIRVETPDVNLDQEEDAQMEVDEGPDGINGHADSPAPASGINGHSEDMNQDSVPKASLRLGFSEYCRISNLIVLHLRKMEEEEDESALKRSELVNWYLKEIESEIDSEEELINKKRIIEKVIYRLTHYDHVLIELTQAGLKGSTEGSESYEEDPYLVVNPNYLLED, from the exons GTTCCAGAACACTGATGGAGAAATTAAGTACTTGCAGTTAGCTGAGGAGTTAATTCGTCCTGAGAGAAACACATTGGTTGTGAGTTTTGTGGACCTGGAGCAATTTAACCAGCAACTTTCTACCACCATTCAAGAGGAGTTCTATAG agTTTACCCTTACCTATGTCGAGCCTTGAAAACCTTTGTCAAAGACCGTAAAGAGATCCCTCTTGCCAAGGATTTTTATGTTGCATTTCAAGACCTACCTACCAGACACAA AATTCGAGAGCTCACCTCATCCAGAATTGGTTTGCTTACTCGCATCAGTGGGCAGGTGGTACGGACTCACCCAGTTCACCCAGAGCTTGTGAGCGGAACTTTCCTGTGCCTGGACTGTCAGACAGTGATCAAGGATGTGGAACAGCAGTTCAAATACACACAGCCAAACATCTGTCGAAATCCAGTTTGTGCCAACAGACGGAGATTCCTGCTGGATACGAATAAATCAAGATTTGTTGATTTTCAAAAG GTTCGTATTCAAGAGACTCAAGCTGAGCTTCCTCGAGGGAGTATCCCCCGCAGTTTAGAAGTAATCTTGAGGGCTGAAGCTGTGGAGTCAGCTCAAGCTGGTGACAAATGTGACTTTACAGGGACGCTGATTGTTGTGCCTGACGTGTCTAAGCTTAGCACACCAG GAGCACGTGCAGAAACTGATTCCCGAGTCAGTGGTGTTGATGGATATGAGACAGAAGGTGTTCGAGGTCTCCGGGCCCTTGGTGTTAGAGACCTTTCATACAGGCTGGTCTTTCTTGCCTGCTGTGTTGCACCAACCAACCCAAGG TTTGGAGGAAAAGAGCTCCGAGATGAGGAACAGACAGCTGAGAGCATTAAGAACCAAATGACTGTGAAGGAGTGGGAGAAAGTGTTTGAAATGAGTCAAGATAAAAATCTGTACCACAATCTTTGTACAAGCCTGTTCCCTACTATACATG GTAATGATGAAGTAAAACGGGGTGTCTTGCTGATGCTCTTTGGTGGTGTCCCAAAGACAACGGGGGAAGGGACCTCTCTTCGAGGGGATATAAATGTTTGCATTGTTGGTGACCCAAGTACAGCTAAGAGCCAGTTTCTCAA GCACGTAGAGGAATTCAGTCCCAGAGCTGTCTACACCAGTGGCAAAGCGTCCAGTGCTGCTGGTTTAACGGCTGCTGTTGTGAGAGATGAAGAGTCTCATGAGTTTGTAATTGAGGCTGGAGCCTTGATGCTGGCTGATAAT GGTGTGTGTTGTATTGATGAATTTGATAAGATGGATGTGCGGGATCAAGTTGCTATTCATGAAGCTATGGAACAGCAAACCATCTCTATCACCAAAGCAGGAGTGAAG GCTACTCTGAATGCCAGGACATCCATTTTGGCAGCAGCAAACCCCATCAGTGGACACTATGACAGATCAAAATCATTGAAACAGAATATAAATTTGTCAGCTCCTATCATGTCGCGATTTGATCTCTTCTTTATACTTGTGGATGAATGTAATGAG GTTACAGATTATGCTATTGCCAGGCGAATAGTAGACTTGCATTCAAGAATTGAGGATTCCATTGATCGTGTGTATTCCCTTGATGAGATCAGGAGGTATCTTCTTTTTGCAAGACAGTTTAAACCCAAG ATTTCTAAAGAGTCAGAGGACTTCATTGTGGAACAGTATAAACGCCTCCGCCAGAGGGATGGTTCTGGAGTAACCAAGTCTTCATGGAGGATTACAGTGCGACAGCTTGAGAGCATGATCCGTCTCTCTGAAGCGATGGCTCGGATGCACTGCTGTGATGAG GTTCAGCCTAAACATGTGAAGGAAGCTTTCAGATTACTGAATAAATCAATCATCCGTGTGGAAACACCTGATGTCAATCTCGATCAAGAAGAAGATGCCCAGATGGAGGTTGATGAGGGCCCAGATGGCATCAatg GTCATGCTGATAGCCCTGCTCCTGCGAGTGGAATTAACGGCCACAGTGAAGACATGAACCAAGATTCTGTTCCAAAAGCCTCCTTGAGGCTGGGCTTCTCCGAATACTGCCGAATCTCTAACCTTATTGTGCTTCACCTCAGAAAGATGGAAGAAG AAGAGGATGAGTCGGCATTAAAGAGGAGTGAACTTGTTAACTGGTACTTGAAGGAAATTGAATCAGAAATAGATTCTGAAGAGGAActgataaataaaaagagaatcatTGAGAAAGTCATTTATCGACTCACCCACTAT GATCATGTTCTAATTGAGCTCACCCAAGCTGGATTGAAAGGCTCCACAGAAGGAAGTGAGAGCTATGAAGAAGATCCCTACTTAGTAGTTAACCCTAACTACTTGCTTGAAGATTGA